Proteins from a genomic interval of Paenibacillus sp. FSL R5-0623:
- a CDS encoding LacI family DNA-binding transcriptional regulator encodes MAKITIKDVAREAGVSISTVSNALNGVDVLNPETKSHVLKVAERLNYVPNLNGKLLKSGQTKMLGFFTTSVSGPYFYKLVESMSRECDRLGYGLNVFVTKDKHVIMSNILGRRVDGVIIYEELRIDEQDIIAMEKDKIKAVFLDRVYQSDTMGSVIFDSFVAAYEATKYLIGLGHKKIAYISGVDTMFDSVQRRDGYLAALHEYQLPIDEDYIIQGYFEEESTYSAIKSFLHLHPGKRPDAFLAGNDLSAIGCMHALKSEGFEVPQDVSVVGFDDIDIAQYFSPPLTTVRNQIARQGILAINQLVGMIKEKEQGAAQKLAGELVVRGSSHVKVDRKDYRT; translated from the coding sequence GCGGGCGTATCCATATCTACGGTCTCCAACGCCTTAAATGGTGTAGATGTCTTGAACCCGGAGACGAAATCACATGTTCTTAAGGTGGCAGAGCGTTTAAATTATGTGCCCAATCTGAACGGCAAGCTGTTGAAGTCCGGTCAAACCAAAATGCTCGGTTTTTTCACTACAAGTGTATCGGGTCCGTATTTCTATAAGCTGGTTGAGTCAATGTCTCGCGAATGTGATCGTCTTGGGTACGGGCTGAATGTATTTGTGACCAAGGATAAACACGTTATTATGAGTAATATTCTGGGTCGGCGGGTGGACGGTGTCATTATCTACGAAGAGCTTCGGATCGATGAGCAAGATATTATCGCTATGGAGAAAGACAAGATCAAGGCGGTTTTTCTGGATCGGGTCTATCAGAGTGATACGATGGGAAGTGTCATTTTTGACTCGTTTGTGGCGGCTTATGAAGCAACCAAGTATTTAATTGGGCTGGGGCACAAGAAAATTGCTTATATTTCGGGTGTGGACACGATGTTTGACAGTGTGCAGCGTAGAGACGGCTATTTGGCTGCCTTGCATGAATACCAGCTTCCAATCGATGAAGATTACATTATACAAGGGTATTTTGAGGAGGAGAGCACGTATAGTGCGATAAAATCTTTTCTTCATTTACACCCGGGCAAGCGGCCTGATGCATTTCTTGCAGGGAATGACTTGAGTGCAATTGGCTGTATGCATGCGTTGAAGTCTGAGGGTTTTGAAGTGCCTCAAGATGTTAGTGTCGTGGGTTTTGACGATATTGATATCGCACAGTATTTTTCTCCACCGCTTACAACGGTAAGAAATCAAATTGCAAGACAGGGTATCCTGGCCATCAATCAACTGGTGGGTATGATCAAGGAGAAAGAACAAGGGGCTGCGCAAAAATTGGCGGGTGAGCTGGTGGTGAGAGGTTCAAGCCATGTGAAGGTCGACCGGAAAGACTACCGTACATAA